The Argopecten irradians isolate NY chromosome 4, Ai_NY, whole genome shotgun sequence genome has a window encoding:
- the LOC138321647 gene encoding chromobox protein homolog 1-like translates to MKSGKREYLLKWKGYPDSENTWEPEENLDCPDLIADYEDKRKKREQEKKRKTANGMEDGSTKKKKKVTEVKTTEEDNKPRGFDRGLQPERIIGATDSSGELMFLMKWKDSDEADLVPARQANVKCPQIVIAFYEERLTWHTHNDNEEDESKEESAKS, encoded by the exons ATGAAGTCTGGCAAGAGAGAGTATCTACTTAAATGGAAAGGATATCCAGA TTCAGAAAATACATGGGAACCAGAAGAAAACCTTGACTGTCCAGACTTGATCGCAGATTATGAAGATAAACGGAAAAAAAGGGAACaagaaaagaagagaaaaacaGCAAATGGAATGGAAGATGGCTcaacaaagaaaaagaaaaaagtaacAGAAGTAAAAACAACT gAAGAAGATAACAAACCACGAGGATTTGACCGCGGACTGCAGCCAGAAAGGATTATTGGTGCTACAGATAGCTCTGGAGAGttaatgtttttaatgaaatg GAAAGATAGTGATGAGGCTGACTTAGTACCTGCAAGACAAGCCAACGTTAAATGTCCACAGATTGTAATTGCATTTTATGAAGAGAGGCTCACCTGGcacacgcacaatgataatgaagAGGACGAGAGTAAAGAAGAAAGTGCAAAATCATAA